In a single window of the Allobranchiibius huperziae genome:
- a CDS encoding IclR family transcriptional regulator gives MADGGRSGGVQSVGRALDILEAIDAAGGEMALVEMSNVSGLPMPTIHRIVRTLADRGYLRQLPDRRYALGSRLIPLGATALIAFGSRSAPELSRIVQEFGETANLATLDSDQLVYVGQVPSPRALRMFTDLGRHVPPHCRAAGKALLAQLPDEEVLAILGRAGMPAMTDKTITDPDVMLTELARIRKNGYATEDGEMELGVTCIAVAVPSATALMSVSMSAPSSRITGAVRKRAIPFLQDVAARLASDLDSATA, from the coding sequence ATGGCTGACGGCGGCAGAAGCGGTGGCGTGCAGTCGGTGGGACGTGCCCTGGACATCCTGGAGGCCATCGACGCCGCAGGCGGTGAGATGGCTCTGGTCGAGATGAGCAACGTCTCCGGCCTGCCGATGCCGACCATCCACCGGATCGTCCGCACCCTGGCGGATCGCGGGTACCTGCGACAGCTGCCCGACCGCCGGTACGCGCTCGGCTCGCGGCTGATCCCGCTGGGCGCGACCGCCCTGATCGCGTTCGGCTCCCGGAGCGCGCCCGAGTTGAGCCGCATCGTGCAGGAATTCGGCGAGACCGCCAACCTCGCGACGCTCGACAGCGACCAGCTCGTGTACGTGGGGCAGGTGCCGTCGCCGCGTGCGCTGCGGATGTTCACCGACCTGGGCCGGCACGTCCCGCCCCACTGCCGCGCCGCGGGCAAGGCGCTGTTGGCGCAGCTGCCCGATGAGGAGGTCCTCGCGATCCTGGGGCGCGCCGGCATGCCCGCGATGACCGACAAGACCATCACCGATCCCGACGTGATGCTCACCGAGTTGGCCCGCATCCGCAAGAACGGGTACGCCACGGAAGACGGCGAGATGGAGCTCGGGGTGACCTGCATCGCCGTCGCCGTGCCCAGCGCCACCGCCCTGATGTCGGTCTCGATGTCCGCACCGTCCAGCCGGATCACCGGCGCGGTGCGCAAACGCGCGATCCCGTTCCTGCAGGACGTCGCCGCGCGCCTCGCGAGCGACCTCGACAGCGCCACCGCGTAG
- a CDS encoding hydroxypyruvate isomerase family protein, which translates to MTSTRYAVNISILFTEIPFLQRPVAARAAGFDAIECWWPWETATPTQKEQDDFIRAVQDAGVRLIGLNFFAGDMPGGERGLVSWVERQQEFLANIPVVVELGRRSGCRAFNALYGNRVPGADVAASDAAGVRALATAAAAVAEIGGVVLLEPVSGCPDYPLKTAADVFAVIDRVRRQTGVHNVQFLCDLYHLAANGDDLDAVVREYGDRVGHVQIADDPGRGEPGTGRLDLAGYVRRLQDAGYRGYVALEYKTASTTEAGLDGWLPRGERGATGADNVRETNDRSTV; encoded by the coding sequence GTGACTTCGACCCGGTACGCGGTGAACATCTCGATCCTGTTCACCGAGATCCCCTTCCTGCAGCGTCCCGTCGCGGCGCGGGCCGCCGGCTTCGACGCCATCGAGTGCTGGTGGCCGTGGGAGACGGCGACGCCGACCCAGAAGGAGCAGGACGACTTCATCCGTGCCGTGCAGGACGCCGGAGTGCGGCTCATCGGCCTGAACTTCTTCGCCGGCGACATGCCGGGCGGCGAGCGCGGCCTGGTCAGCTGGGTGGAACGGCAGCAGGAGTTCCTGGCCAACATCCCGGTCGTCGTCGAGCTCGGCCGCCGGAGCGGGTGCCGCGCGTTCAACGCCCTCTACGGCAACCGCGTGCCCGGTGCCGACGTCGCCGCGAGCGACGCGGCCGGCGTCCGGGCACTCGCTACGGCGGCCGCGGCGGTCGCCGAGATCGGCGGCGTCGTACTCCTGGAGCCGGTGAGCGGGTGTCCGGACTACCCCCTCAAGACCGCGGCCGACGTGTTCGCGGTCATCGATCGGGTCCGGCGGCAGACCGGCGTCCACAACGTGCAGTTCCTCTGCGACCTCTACCACCTCGCGGCGAACGGCGACGACCTCGACGCGGTCGTCCGTGAGTACGGCGACCGCGTCGGCCACGTGCAGATCGCCGACGATCCCGGGCGTGGTGAACCGGGCACCGGTCGGCTGGACCTGGCGGGGTACGTACGCCGGCTGCAGGACGCGGGATACCGCGGCTACGTGGCGCTGGAGTACAAGACCGCCTCCACCACCGAAGCCGGCCTGGACGGCTGGCTGCCGAGGGGCGAACGAGGCGCGACCGGCGCCGACAACGTCCGCGAGACCAACGACAGGAGCACCGTATGA
- the uraH gene encoding hydroxyisourate hydrolase, whose amino-acid sequence MSTLSTHVLDAVRGVPAAGIPVEAFARGTENDWHRVGSGITDDDGRVTSLADTPLDPGTHRIVFVTGDYFAAHDVEAFYPEVCITFVVTDERHYHVPVLLSPFAYSTYRGS is encoded by the coding sequence ATGAGCACCCTGTCCACCCACGTGCTGGACGCCGTACGCGGTGTGCCGGCCGCCGGCATCCCCGTCGAGGCCTTCGCACGCGGCACCGAGAACGACTGGCACCGCGTCGGATCGGGGATCACCGACGACGACGGCCGCGTCACGAGCCTTGCCGACACCCCGCTCGACCCGGGCACCCACCGCATCGTCTTCGTGACCGGCGACTACTTCGCCGCGCACGACGTCGAGGCGTTCTACCCCGAGGTCTGCATCACCTTCGTCGTCACCGACGAACGGCACTACCACGTGCCCGTCCTACTCAGTCCGTTCGCCTATTCGACCTACCGAGGGAGCTGA
- the uraD gene encoding 2-oxo-4-hydroxy-4-carboxy-5-ureidoimidazoline decarboxylase has product MTDIHSLPAGVFDDLAADRASDLLRTCCAAPSWVRRMVQGRPYGDRDRLLSASDTAFAALTEQDVADALADHPRIGERPAGSSASGHFSRAEQASVTDADDQVRHDLLQGNRAYERRFDRVFLIRAAGRTPAEILAELHRRMDNDEQTELAEVIEQLRMITRLRLEAMVR; this is encoded by the coding sequence GTGACCGACATCCACTCGCTCCCGGCAGGGGTCTTCGACGACCTCGCGGCCGACCGCGCGTCCGATCTGCTGCGGACGTGCTGTGCAGCGCCGAGTTGGGTGCGCCGAATGGTGCAGGGCCGCCCGTACGGCGATCGCGATCGCCTGCTCAGTGCCTCCGACACCGCCTTCGCAGCCCTGACCGAGCAGGATGTGGCGGACGCCCTCGCCGACCACCCTCGGATCGGCGAGCGCCCGGCCGGCTCCTCCGCGTCCGGGCACTTCTCCCGAGCCGAGCAGGCTTCGGTCACCGATGCCGACGACCAGGTCCGACACGACCTCCTGCAGGGAAACCGCGCCTACGAGCGGCGCTTCGACCGGGTCTTCCTCATCCGCGCCGCCGGTCGCACGCCGGCCGAGATCCTCGCCGAGCTGCACCGCAGGATGGACAACGACGAGCAGACCGAGCTCGCCGAGGTCATCGAGCAACTGCGGATGATCACCCGTCTGCGCCTGGAGGCGATGGTCCGATGA
- the pucL gene encoding factor-independent urate hydroxylase has translation MSYVLGHNQYGKAEVHVVRVFRESRESRHDIVDYNVSVALSGDFADAHITGDQANVLTTDACKNTVNAFAKEAGDAVRAPESFAVALADHFVDDVPQVASATITVEAFPWQRIGDQPHAFRRVDDYVRTVTVRRGNDGDRPASVVSGLTGYVVLKTTDSEFHGFYQDRYTTLQPTNDRVMATAVTARWAHESNENADWNGAFDTVVDALTTAFADSYSYALQQTIWEMGQKALDAAPGVAEIRLSCPNKHHFVIDLSPFDLSNDNEVFHADDRPYGLIEATVKRSADVDMSAAYDPGQAW, from the coding sequence ATGTCCTACGTCTTGGGTCACAACCAGTACGGCAAGGCCGAGGTGCACGTCGTGCGTGTCTTCCGCGAGAGCCGCGAGAGCCGCCACGACATCGTCGACTACAACGTCAGCGTGGCGCTGAGCGGTGATTTCGCCGACGCGCACATCACCGGCGACCAGGCCAACGTCCTCACCACCGACGCGTGCAAGAACACCGTCAACGCGTTCGCGAAGGAGGCCGGTGACGCGGTCCGCGCGCCGGAGTCCTTCGCGGTCGCGCTCGCCGACCACTTCGTCGACGACGTGCCCCAGGTCGCATCGGCCACGATCACCGTCGAGGCCTTCCCCTGGCAGCGGATCGGCGATCAACCGCATGCGTTCCGCCGTGTCGACGACTACGTGCGCACGGTGACGGTCCGTCGGGGCAACGACGGCGACCGGCCGGCCAGCGTCGTCAGCGGCCTCACGGGGTACGTCGTCCTGAAGACCACCGATTCGGAGTTCCACGGCTTCTACCAGGATCGCTACACCACCCTGCAGCCCACCAACGACCGCGTGATGGCGACCGCCGTGACGGCACGGTGGGCGCACGAGTCGAACGAGAACGCCGACTGGAACGGCGCCTTCGACACCGTCGTCGACGCGCTCACGACCGCCTTCGCCGACTCCTACAGCTACGCGCTGCAGCAGACGATCTGGGAGATGGGCCAGAAGGCCCTCGACGCCGCGCCCGGCGTCGCCGAGATCCGGCTCAGCTGCCCCAACAAGCACCACTTCGTCATCGACCTGTCACCGTTCGATCTCTCGAACGACAACGAGGTCTTCCACGCCGACGACCGGCCGTACGGCCTGATCGAGGCCACCGTGAAGCGCTCGGCCGATGTCGACATGTCAGCTGCCTATGACCCCGGGCAGGCCTGGTAA
- a CDS encoding 2-hydroxy-3-oxopropionate reductase codes for MSTRIAFIGLGIMGSPMAVHLQEAGHQVTGYDPTPDKTAALVAAGGRAASSAAEAIRDAEVIAVMVPDSPHVASVLQDEGGVFDSAASDALIIDFSSIRPDVTAELASAAKARGLRIIDAPVSGGEAGAKNAALSIMVGGSAEDFELAQPLLDVVGKTVVHVGPSGAGQTVKAANQLIVAINIEAVAEALVFLEAYGVDTKAALDVLGGGLAGSAVLEQKRDNMTTRSFEPGFRIDLHHKDMGIVTSAAREAGVVLPLGALAAQLVASVRACGGGGLDHSALLQGVERLSGGSK; via the coding sequence ATGAGCACGCGCATCGCCTTCATCGGCCTGGGCATCATGGGCAGCCCGATGGCAGTTCATCTGCAGGAGGCCGGCCACCAGGTGACCGGATACGACCCCACGCCGGACAAGACGGCGGCCCTGGTGGCCGCGGGAGGTCGCGCCGCGAGCTCCGCCGCCGAGGCGATCCGCGACGCGGAGGTGATCGCGGTGATGGTGCCCGACAGCCCGCACGTCGCATCGGTGCTGCAGGACGAGGGCGGGGTCTTCGACTCCGCCGCGTCCGATGCGCTGATCATCGACTTCTCCTCGATCCGCCCGGACGTCACGGCCGAGCTCGCCTCGGCCGCGAAGGCTCGGGGCCTGCGGATCATCGACGCTCCCGTCTCAGGCGGCGAGGCGGGTGCGAAGAACGCCGCGTTGTCGATCATGGTCGGCGGCTCGGCGGAGGACTTCGAGCTCGCCCAGCCGCTGCTCGACGTCGTCGGGAAGACCGTCGTCCACGTCGGTCCGTCGGGTGCCGGCCAGACCGTCAAGGCCGCCAACCAGCTGATCGTGGCGATCAACATCGAGGCCGTCGCCGAGGCCCTGGTCTTCCTCGAGGCGTACGGCGTCGACACGAAGGCCGCGCTCGACGTGCTCGGCGGCGGCCTCGCGGGAAGCGCCGTGCTCGAGCAGAAGCGCGACAACATGACCACCCGCAGCTTCGAGCCGGGATTCCGGATCGACCTGCACCACAAGGACATGGGCATCGTCACCTCCGCCGCGCGGGAGGCCGGGGTCGTGCTGCCGCTCGGCGCGCTCGCGGCTCAGCTGGTCGCCTCGGTGCGCGCGTGCGGCGGTGGCGGCCTGGACCATTCGGCGCTGCTGCAGGGTGTCGAACGACTCTCCGGAGGTTCCAAGTGA
- the uraD gene encoding 2-oxo-4-hydroxy-4-carboxy-5-ureidoimidazoline decarboxylase, giving the protein MTATAAPASTRPPVHPVDEVLPAPQLAIYGIQHVLAFYAGAVIVPILLASAIKLSTPDLIHLINADLFTCGIASIIQSIGFWKVGVRLPLLQGVTFTAVAPMISIGVSHGGGVNGLLYIYGSVLIAGLFTLAIAPFFGKLIRFFPPVVTGSVITIIGLSLLPVAAGDAVMNPLTGRSEPSNGRWILYAIGTVLLIVAIQRIFRGFIATVAVLIGLIVGTVIAWSLGDAKFSDVGSSHIVGVTTPFHFGTPKFAVAAIISMIIVMLITAVETTGDVFATGEIVEKRVGGEDVTRALRADGLATVIGGVLNSFPYTCFAENVGLVRLTRIKSRYVVAAAGGFMIILGLLPKAGAVVAGIPSPVLGGAGLAMFATVAVVGIQTLTKVDFNDHRNVIIVASSLGLATFVTAQPDVAKSLPDSLQVFLGSGITIGSIAAFVLYIVFFHLGSGLGPAVAGAPGHLVRLEQVNEMTQEEFVQTFGSLFQGPSWMVERAFGQRPFSDSRDLRQAFQEALFAATSAEQVELVNAYPRLGQALGGDAPVESLEDQGTRGLTHLGEQDQSDLDELTAAYEEQFGFPLVICVRDEGSFDDLIRHGWVRMRNSSVQEHNIALVEIAKIAGYRFDRLVADANPINSARVRAY; this is encoded by the coding sequence ATGACCGCAACAGCCGCACCCGCCTCCACCCGCCCACCCGTTCACCCGGTCGACGAGGTCCTGCCCGCACCGCAGCTGGCGATCTACGGCATCCAGCACGTTCTGGCCTTCTACGCCGGAGCGGTGATCGTCCCGATCCTGCTCGCGAGCGCCATCAAGCTGAGCACGCCGGACCTCATTCATCTGATCAACGCCGACCTGTTCACCTGCGGAATCGCCAGCATCATCCAGTCGATCGGCTTCTGGAAGGTCGGCGTCAGACTGCCCCTGCTGCAGGGGGTGACCTTCACCGCGGTGGCGCCGATGATCTCGATCGGCGTCAGTCACGGCGGTGGCGTCAACGGCCTGCTCTACATCTACGGCTCGGTGCTCATCGCCGGCCTCTTCACGCTGGCGATCGCTCCGTTCTTCGGCAAGTTGATCCGATTCTTCCCGCCGGTCGTGACCGGCTCGGTCATCACCATCATCGGTCTGTCGCTGCTGCCGGTCGCTGCCGGGGACGCGGTGATGAACCCGCTCACCGGCAGATCCGAGCCCAGCAACGGTCGGTGGATCCTCTACGCGATCGGCACCGTGCTGCTGATCGTCGCGATCCAGCGCATCTTCCGCGGTTTCATCGCCACGGTCGCCGTCCTCATCGGGCTGATCGTCGGCACGGTGATCGCCTGGAGCCTGGGCGACGCCAAGTTCAGCGACGTCGGCAGCTCCCACATCGTCGGAGTCACCACGCCGTTCCACTTCGGCACGCCGAAGTTCGCGGTGGCCGCGATCATCTCGATGATCATCGTCATGCTCATCACCGCGGTGGAGACCACCGGCGACGTCTTCGCGACCGGCGAGATCGTCGAGAAGCGGGTGGGCGGCGAGGACGTCACCCGCGCGCTCCGTGCCGACGGTCTCGCGACCGTGATCGGCGGCGTCCTCAACTCCTTCCCCTACACCTGCTTCGCCGAGAACGTCGGTCTGGTGCGCCTGACCCGGATCAAGAGCCGGTACGTCGTCGCCGCCGCCGGCGGGTTCATGATCATCCTGGGCCTGCTGCCCAAGGCCGGCGCGGTCGTGGCCGGCATCCCGTCACCGGTGCTGGGCGGCGCGGGTCTGGCGATGTTCGCCACGGTCGCGGTCGTCGGCATCCAGACCCTGACGAAGGTGGACTTCAACGACCACCGCAACGTCATCATCGTCGCGAGCAGCCTCGGGCTGGCCACCTTCGTCACCGCGCAACCGGACGTCGCCAAGTCGCTGCCCGATTCGCTGCAGGTCTTCCTGGGCAGCGGCATCACGATCGGCAGCATCGCGGCGTTCGTCCTCTACATCGTCTTCTTCCACCTCGGATCGGGCCTCGGCCCGGCCGTGGCAGGCGCCCCGGGGCACCTGGTGCGCCTCGAGCAGGTGAACGAGATGACGCAGGAGGAGTTCGTGCAGACCTTCGGAAGCCTCTTCCAGGGTCCGTCGTGGATGGTCGAGCGCGCCTTCGGGCAGCGACCGTTCAGCGACAGTCGGGACCTGCGCCAGGCGTTCCAGGAGGCTCTCTTCGCCGCGACGTCGGCCGAGCAGGTCGAGCTGGTCAACGCCTACCCGCGCCTCGGGCAGGCTCTGGGAGGTGACGCCCCCGTGGAGTCGCTGGAGGACCAGGGCACCCGCGGCCTGACCCACCTGGGCGAGCAGGACCAGTCCGACCTCGACGAGCTCACCGCGGCGTACGAGGAACAGTTCGGCTTCCCACTGGTCATCTGCGTGCGCGACGAGGGCAGTTTCGACGACCTCATCCGCCATGGCTGGGTCCGGATGCGCAACTCCTCGGTGCAGGAGCACAACATCGCGCTGGTCGAGATCGCCAAAATCGCCGGCTACCGCTTCGACCGCCTCGTGGCGGACGCGAACCCGATCAACTCGGCGCGCGTCCGCGCGTACTGA
- a CDS encoding xanthine dehydrogenase small subunit, with translation MTNSPSQSPQITVNGTRRSLARTPSYLSLLDYLRGQGLTGAKEGCAEGECGACSVLVSRPDGAGSSWVAVNACLPPAVGYDGQEIVTAEGLGGSDGLHPVQEEMAHRGGSQCGYCTPGFVCSMAAEYYRADRAPTAHGADSATSSTTVAMDTGAETATDHEHGPNGFDLHALSGNLCRCTGYRPIRDAAYALGRPSAQDPLAHRRNEPAPEAVPTRVTDGMHEFVRPSTLHEAMTLLGDDRETRLVAGSTDWGVAANLLMARSPVLVAIDRLPELRELHEGPDHVEIGAALTLSEIERRLDGRVPLLAELFPQFASRLIRNGATLGGNLGTGSPIGDSPPVLLALESQLVLASTRGERVVPLADYFTGYRQTIRDSDELIKAVRIPLPLAASAAFHKIAKRRFDDISSVAVAFAVDIEDGVVRRARIGLGGVAATPLRAYETEAALEGRPWTLQTAQAAARVLGATGTPMDDHRASSRYRAAMLRTALLKFHSQTATQEVDA, from the coding sequence ATGACGAACTCCCCTTCGCAGAGCCCACAGATCACCGTCAACGGGACCCGCCGGTCCCTGGCCCGGACCCCCTCCTATCTCAGCCTGCTGGACTATCTGCGCGGGCAGGGTCTGACCGGCGCGAAGGAGGGGTGCGCCGAGGGCGAGTGCGGCGCCTGCTCGGTGCTCGTGTCCCGGCCGGACGGTGCGGGTTCGTCCTGGGTCGCGGTGAACGCGTGCCTGCCGCCAGCCGTCGGGTACGACGGCCAGGAGATCGTGACGGCCGAAGGTCTCGGCGGGAGCGACGGACTGCACCCCGTGCAGGAGGAGATGGCCCACCGCGGAGGCTCCCAGTGCGGTTACTGCACACCGGGATTCGTGTGCAGCATGGCCGCCGAGTACTACCGCGCGGATCGTGCGCCGACGGCGCACGGCGCCGACTCGGCGACCTCTTCGACGACCGTCGCGATGGACACCGGCGCCGAGACCGCCACCGATCACGAGCACGGCCCGAACGGCTTCGACCTGCACGCGCTCTCGGGGAACCTGTGCCGGTGCACCGGGTACCGCCCGATCCGCGACGCTGCGTACGCCCTGGGCCGGCCGTCGGCGCAGGACCCCCTCGCGCACCGCCGCAATGAACCGGCGCCCGAGGCCGTCCCGACCCGCGTCACCGACGGGATGCACGAGTTCGTCCGCCCGTCCACGCTGCACGAGGCCATGACCCTGCTGGGCGACGACCGGGAGACCCGGCTGGTCGCGGGATCGACCGACTGGGGGGTCGCCGCCAACCTGCTGATGGCGCGCTCACCCGTGCTGGTGGCCATCGACCGGCTCCCCGAGCTGCGTGAGCTGCACGAGGGCCCCGACCACGTCGAGATCGGCGCCGCGCTCACCCTCTCCGAGATCGAACGACGGCTCGACGGCCGCGTGCCGTTGCTGGCCGAGCTCTTCCCGCAGTTCGCCTCCCGTCTGATCCGCAACGGAGCCACCCTGGGGGGCAACCTCGGCACCGGTTCGCCCATCGGCGACAGCCCTCCGGTCCTGCTGGCCCTGGAATCACAACTGGTGCTCGCCAGCACCCGGGGTGAGCGGGTCGTGCCGCTGGCCGACTACTTCACGGGGTACCGGCAGACGATCCGGGACAGCGACGAGCTGATCAAGGCCGTCCGGATCCCGTTGCCGCTGGCCGCGTCCGCGGCGTTCCACAAGATCGCCAAACGCCGGTTCGACGACATCTCCAGCGTGGCCGTGGCGTTCGCGGTCGACATCGAGGACGGCGTCGTACGCCGCGCACGGATCGGGCTCGGCGGCGTTGCCGCGACCCCGCTGCGCGCCTACGAGACCGAGGCCGCCCTGGAGGGCCGGCCGTGGACCCTGCAGACCGCGCAGGCCGCGGCCCGGGTGCTCGGCGCGACCGGCACACCCATGGACGACCACCGGGCCAGCAGCCGGTACCGCGCGGCGATGCTGCGTACGGCGCTGCTCAAATTCCACTCGCAGACCGCGACGCAGGAGGTCGACGCATGA
- a CDS encoding DUF6986 family protein, translating to MADDATEDLIAELDDLLAGADRDLTAGYPGDRVDRVPVHTVYVPADRYDAGTPQAWGREALRLLDDYAPTADALAGATGLAPERLADVYDRVRAKLAREPIEDLRVDFEDGYGRRAEGVEDGDLARTLAAYESQRADGTRPAWWGIRFKAFEAPTRERGVRTLARFLEQTCTGGRVPDGLTLTLPKVTSVDQVRAMALALERIEVTLGLPARSIGFEIQIETAQAILAADGTAAVATMVHASGRRATSLVYGTFDYSAGLGVAAPYQAPDHPVADHAKAVMQVAAAQTGVTVSDGATNVVDFTSAEAAGATWALHTALVLRSLRWGIYQGWDMCPGHLVSRYVATYLFFREVLRPAAARLAAYVGRVEGGVMDEPATARMLASALLRGVRCGAVDEDEVQQLAGLSVEQLVDLTR from the coding sequence ATGGCCGATGACGCCACCGAAGACCTGATCGCCGAGCTGGATGACCTGCTCGCGGGCGCCGACCGGGACCTGACGGCGGGCTACCCCGGGGACCGGGTGGATCGCGTACCCGTGCACACCGTCTACGTGCCCGCCGATCGGTACGACGCCGGCACGCCGCAGGCCTGGGGTCGGGAGGCCCTGCGGCTGCTCGACGACTACGCGCCGACCGCCGACGCACTCGCGGGCGCCACCGGGCTGGCACCCGAGCGGCTCGCCGACGTCTACGACCGGGTGCGAGCCAAGCTCGCCCGCGAGCCCATCGAGGATCTGCGGGTCGACTTCGAGGACGGTTACGGCCGACGTGCCGAGGGCGTCGAGGACGGGGATCTCGCACGCACGCTCGCGGCGTACGAGAGCCAGCGCGCGGACGGCACCCGCCCCGCGTGGTGGGGGATCCGCTTCAAGGCGTTCGAAGCGCCGACCCGCGAACGCGGTGTACGCACCCTGGCGCGGTTCCTCGAGCAGACCTGCACGGGGGGTCGGGTGCCGGACGGGCTCACCCTCACGCTGCCCAAGGTCACGTCCGTCGACCAGGTGCGGGCGATGGCGCTGGCGCTGGAACGGATCGAGGTCACGCTCGGCCTTCCCGCCCGCTCGATCGGATTCGAGATCCAGATCGAGACCGCGCAGGCGATCCTGGCAGCGGACGGCACTGCGGCGGTGGCGACGATGGTGCATGCGTCCGGTCGGCGCGCGACGAGCCTCGTGTACGGCACGTTCGACTACAGCGCGGGCCTCGGTGTGGCGGCGCCCTACCAGGCACCCGACCACCCGGTGGCCGATCACGCCAAGGCCGTCATGCAGGTCGCCGCCGCTCAGACCGGCGTGACCGTCTCGGACGGTGCCACGAACGTCGTCGACTTCACCTCGGCCGAGGCGGCGGGCGCGACCTGGGCACTGCACACCGCGCTCGTGCTCCGCTCGCTGCGGTGGGGCATCTACCAGGGCTGGGACATGTGCCCGGGCCATCTGGTCTCCCGCTACGTCGCCACCTACCTCTTCTTCCGCGAGGTCCTGCGCCCGGCGGCGGCCAGGCTCGCGGCGTACGTCGGGCGGGTCGAGGGCGGCGTGATGGACGAGCCGGCCACCGCCCGGATGCTCGCGTCGGCGCTGTTGCGCGGCGTCCGCTGCGGCGCAGTCGACGAGGACGAGGTACAGCAGCTGGCAGGTCTCTCGGTCGAGCAGCTGGTCGACCTCACCCGCTGA